Part of the Cuniculiplasma divulgatum genome, TGTAATAAGGTAACAGGATCATATTACGAATCCAAGGTTCAGCTGAGGGGATTCATGGAAAAAATGAGCCCTGAAATAAATCTAATTCATCAGGAGCTTCTCCGCATGGTTGAGAACAACCAGAAGAAAGACCCTGAATCCTTTGTATCAAAGTCAGTTCAACTGAAGGAAGGTATAGATATATATCTTGGAAAGAAAAAAGATGGAGATACATTTGCCAGAGAAATTCAGTCTAAAACCATATGCAATGTGGTCGTTTCAAGTTCACTTGCAGGAATAAAGGATGGAAAACAATTTTTCAGGTTTACCTATATGATCAGAATTCTTGATATTGAGCCTGGATCTCTAATATTCTTTGACAATACAAAATACATTTATCAGGGAAAAAGGCCAGGTGGCATATATGTTACAGACCTGAAAAATGGTAAGATTACACTCATAAACAAGAGATTAATAGATTTTGATAAACTGAAGGAAACTGGAGAAAAAGCATCCAGGGAAAGGTTCATTGTAATTAACAGGACAGAAAACGAAACGAATCTGATGAATGAGAGAACCTATAACCAGATCACCCTGAAGAGGATTATAAAGGAAGATCAGATCGAACTGTTCTTCTATGAGGACAACTATTATGAAATTTTAGGTGATATTTGATGTTTGTAAGATCAGAATGGGAAAATTTGAAGGAAGTGATTGTTCATAGACCAGGAACAGAGATAGATTATGCGATGATCTCGCCGAGAGCATTTCTCTTTGAGCGACCGTTCAACAAGACGAAAGCATTAAGGGAACATGAGAAGCTTGAGGAGATTATGAAGGAGAATGGGGCAAAGGTAACACAGCTCAGAGAAATTGTTGTGAACAGGTGTAATACTGACAGTAGTTTCAGAAAGTCTCTGGAGGAAAAGTTAGCTTCTGAGGTGCAGTTCTATGGCGATATTTCAGAGGTTGAAAGGCTAAAGAAGGATTTTCAGAGAAATCTTCCATTCATGGATGCAGACACTCTTTTTAACATATCAATCCTGGTGCCATCAATTGACATAACTGTTGATCGTGATAATCATATGTCATATCCCAAAATATTTTCCAATGTACCCCTTACAAACCTGTATTTCATGAGGGATCAGCAGGCTGTGAGTTCTAATGGAGTTATTCTTGGTAGAATGAAACTGCCGCAGAGAAAAATGGAACCTGAAATTACAGGATTCATAATGGAGAAAATCCTTGGTAATGATCACCTGAAGAGGGTTGAGGAGAATTCATATTTTGAGGGTGGTGACTACATTCCATGTGGTGAATTTGGATTAATAGGAACAGGACCAAGAACTGATCTTGCTGGAGCCATATCGGCAATGAATTCAGGAATGATGAGCCATGACGAAATTTTGGTCGTGGAAAATCCCAGATATCCATTTATGGTAAATGATCTTCTAAACAATATGCATCTTGACACATATTTCAACATTGCAGGTAATGGCACTGCCATTGGTTCATTGAGCCTTGTAAAGGCAGCAAAGGGAAAATTATACCAGAAAACAGGAGATGGTTACGTTTATGCATATGATATAGCACTTTATGATTATCTGAAAAAGAAAGGTTATAACATAATGGAAATTTCCCCCATTGAACAGCTTTGTTATTCATCCAATTTCCTTACTGTAAAGAATAACAGAATTATATGCATAGATTCTTTTTCAGTTCTTAAAAAGCTTGAAAGCAACGGTGTCATAACTCAGAAGATAAAGGAAGAAGCAGGGGCAAAAGAATCAGAACTTAAAAGTGGAACCATGTTTCCATCCAGTTCAAAAATGCGGGATTTTGGTATTGATTTTATCAAAATCAATCTGGAAGAAATAACAGGTGGATATGGCGGGGCACATTGCATGACCTATACCCTTCATAGAAATTGATGTAAAAATAAAAACTGTAACAACATTTCCTAATATTAAAAATCACTGTAATACTTAAATCTCTAAATTGTAATAAATATAAGCAAATACGCCATAAAGATAGAAAATTTCATATTTAATTTACATAGCAAAGGTTAATTAAAAATAAATAAATACTCATGTATATGTCAACTAAAACCATGATCTATATTCTTGTAGGACTAGCTGCTTTACTTCCTGCTGTGTGGGGATTCTTTCTCGCCCTAGCTCCAATTTGAGGAATGATTTTTTTGGCAGAAGATAAATTTTACAGTCAGGTTTACTCAATTAAGGAACAAATCAATTTTACTGAGAAGTTTTCCCTGGAAGCACGAAATTTTAAAGCAATTGTAATTTCAGGAATGGGGGGATCAGGTGTATCGGGCAGAATTTTTGCAGAGATATTTCAGGAACTTCCTGTAATAGTTGTGGATTCTTATAAACTTCCAAAATATGTGGACCGCAGCTACTGCTTCATTGCAGTAAGTTACTCGGGAAACACAGAAGAAACACTGAGTACAGTTAAAGAGGCGAAGGCCAGAGGAGTCAGGGTAAATGCCATAACTTCCGGTGGTGAGCTTTCCAAAATATGCGACAATCTGATTAAAATACCGGCAGGATTGCAGCCAAGGGAGGCCATAGGATATCTTTTAATGCCTCTTTTGAACACTTTTGCTGGCATTCAGACGGAAGAGAGAAAAAAAATCATTTCAATTCTTGAAAATCTTGAAAAGGAGCGAAGCCCTATATGGCAGCTTGCACAGAAAATAGTAGACTCAAGAAAAATTCCCTACATTCTATCATGGGAACCTTTCACAAGCCTCAGCTACAGATTCAAGACACAGTTTAATGAAAATTCAAAGCTTTTCGCACTGAATCATAACCTATCAGAGCAGAATCATAATGAACTTGTACCGCAACTAATGAACGGAGGTATGGCCGAAAAATTCATCTTTCTTGTTCTGGAGGGGGATTACAGTTCAAGATGTAAGGTACGCCTGGATATAATGGAAAATAAATTCTCATCAGAGATCATAAGGATAAAGCCCAAAGGTGAGACACAACTGGAAAAGCTGTTCTATCTTCTGCACTATATTGACATCCTTA contains:
- a CDS encoding 60S ribosomal export protein NMD3; this encodes MLCIKCGIREAIYKGLCEDCIWETLVIEKPGSITFTSCPKCGAIKAGNYWAHHDAQDRWSKKVYELFTVNDPFKIKSFGPIELNKIEDTAYIRIRIRRDDAEEKEFLLEIPYRKESISCPTCNKVTGSYYESKVQLRGFMEKMSPEINLIHQELLRMVENNQKKDPESFVSKSVQLKEGIDIYLGKKKDGDTFAREIQSKTICNVVVSSSLAGIKDGKQFFRFTYMIRILDIEPGSLIFFDNTKYIYQGKRPGGIYVTDLKNGKITLINKRLIDFDKLKETGEKASRERFIVINRTENETNLMNERTYNQITLKRIIKEDQIELFFYEDNYYEILGDI
- a CDS encoding bifunctional phosphoglucose/phosphomannose isomerase — translated: MAEDKFYSQVYSIKEQINFTEKFSLEARNFKAIVISGMGGSGVSGRIFAEIFQELPVIVVDSYKLPKYVDRSYCFIAVSYSGNTEETLSTVKEAKARGVRVNAITSGGELSKICDNLIKIPAGLQPREAIGYLLMPLLNTFAGIQTEERKKIISILENLEKERSPIWQLAQKIVDSRKIPYILSWEPFTSLSYRFKTQFNENSKLFALNHNLSEQNHNELVPQLMNGGMAEKFIFLVLEGDYSSRCKVRLDIMENKFSSEIIRIKPKGETQLEKLFYLLHYIDILTVEVSLRLSFDPEDVKVLENLKAELSKIK
- a CDS encoding arginine deiminase family protein, whose product is MFVRSEWENLKEVIVHRPGTEIDYAMISPRAFLFERPFNKTKALREHEKLEEIMKENGAKVTQLREIVVNRCNTDSSFRKSLEEKLASEVQFYGDISEVERLKKDFQRNLPFMDADTLFNISILVPSIDITVDRDNHMSYPKIFSNVPLTNLYFMRDQQAVSSNGVILGRMKLPQRKMEPEITGFIMEKILGNDHLKRVEENSYFEGGDYIPCGEFGLIGTGPRTDLAGAISAMNSGMMSHDEILVVENPRYPFMVNDLLNNMHLDTYFNIAGNGTAIGSLSLVKAAKGKLYQKTGDGYVYAYDIALYDYLKKKGYNIMEISPIEQLCYSSNFLTVKNNRIICIDSFSVLKKLESNGVITQKIKEEAGAKESELKSGTMFPSSSKMRDFGIDFIKINLEEITGGYGGAHCMTYTLHRN